Proteins encoded within one genomic window of Fragaria vesca subsp. vesca linkage group LG1, FraVesHawaii_1.0, whole genome shotgun sequence:
- the LOC101311602 gene encoding CBL-interacting serine/threonine-protein kinase 6-like, whose amino-acid sequence MANEKSAGSALLHGKYELGRMLGHGTFAKVYHARNLKTGKSMAMKVVGKEKVIKVGMMEQIKREISVMRMVRHPNIVELHEVMASKSKIYFAMDLVRGGELFAKIAKGRLKEDVARVYFQQLISAVDFCHSRGVYHRDLKPENLLLDEDGDLKVTDFGLSAFSEHLKQDGLLHTTCGTPAYVAPEVIGKKGYDGAKADLWSCGVILYVLLAGFLPFQDDNLVSMYRKIYKGDFKCPPWFSSEARRLITKLLDPNPSTRISIAKIMDSSWFKKSIPKTVKSKKEREFDETTEKTSKQMETLNAFHIISLSEGFDLSPLFEEKKREEREELRFATTRSASSVISKLEEVGKAGKFKVKKSDSMVRLQGEASGRKGKLAIAAEIFAVTPSFLVVEVKKDNGDTLEYNQFCSKELRPALKDIVWTNSAPPA is encoded by the coding sequence ATGGCTAATGAGAAGAGCGCCGGTTCCGCCTTGCTTCACGGAAAGTACGAGCTGGGCCGGATGCTGGGACATGGAACCTTCGCGAAGGTGTACCATGCCCGGAACTTGAAGACGGGAAAGTCCATGGCGATGAAGGTGGTGGGGAAAGAGAAGGTGATCAAGGTCGGAATGATGGAGCAGATTAAGAGAGAAATCTCGGTGATGAGGATGGTGAGGCACCCCAACATCGTCGAGCTTCATGAGGTCATGGCAAGCAAGTCCAAGATCTACTTCGCCATGGATCTCGTCCGCGGCGGCGAGCTTTTCGCGAAGATAGCGAAAGGAAGACTGAAGGAGGACGTGGCCAGAGTCTATTTCCAGCAGCTGATCTCCGCCGTGGATTTCTGCCACAGCCGAGGAGTCTACCACCGCGATCTGAAGCCGGAGAATCTCCTGTTAGATGAAGACGGTGACTTAAAGGTCACTGATTTCGGGTTGAGTGCTTTCTCGGAGCACTTGAAGCAAGACGGGCTGTTGCACACCACTTGCGGCACGCCGGCTTACGTGGCGCCGGAGGTGATCGGGAAAAAAGGCTACGACGGAGCTAAGGCGGATCTTTGGTCGTGTGGAGTTATCCTCTATGTCCTGCTCGCCGGGTTTCTTCCGTTTCAGGATGACAACTTGGTCTCCATGTATAGGAAGATTTACAAAGGTGACTTCAAATGTCCGCCGTGGTTTTCTTCCGAGGCGAGAAGACTAATCACGAAGCTTCTGGACCCGAACCCGAGTACCAGAATCTCCATTGCGAAGATCATGGATTCGTCTTGGTTCAAAAAATCTATCCCGAAAACGGTGAAGTCTAAGAAAGAGCGAGAGTTCGATGAGACTACGGAGAAGACTTCGAAGCAGATGGAGACATTGAACGCGTTTCATATCATTTCGCTCTCTGAAGGGTTCGATTTGTCTCCTCTGTTTGAGGAGAAGAAGAGGGAGGAGAGAGAGGAGCTGAGATTCGCGACGACGCGGTCGGCGAGCAGTGTCATATCGAAGCTGGAGGAGGTGGGGAAAGCCGGCAAGTTTAAGGTGAAGAAGAGTGACTCCATGGTGAGGCTGCAGGGCGAGGCGAGCGGCAGGAAAGGGAAGTTGGCTATTGCGGCGGAGATTTTCGCTGTGACGCCGTCGTTTCTGGTTGTGGAGGTGAAGAAAGACAATGGTGATACTCTGGAGTATAATCAGTTCTGTAGTAAAGAGCTCAGACCGGCGCTCAAAGACATTGTCTGGACCAATTCGGCCCCCCCTGCTTGA